One genomic region from Stutzerimonas decontaminans encodes:
- a CDS encoding RidA family protein: MTRKLLTAATLLSTVLFVSHVQAADGVIRHKIPDSDFPISLAVEIPASATVVNLSGAVPRISDGDTEAQTVSVLQSIEATLKSLNLAMKDVIKMQVFLVGDSAKAGKMDFEGFMKGYTQFFGTEDQPNLPTRSVFQVAGLANPDWLVEIEVTAVRP; the protein is encoded by the coding sequence ATGACCCGTAAATTGCTAACTGCCGCCACGCTGCTGTCCACCGTTCTGTTCGTGAGCCACGTCCAGGCAGCCGATGGCGTAATCCGCCACAAGATCCCCGATTCGGATTTCCCGATTTCGCTGGCGGTAGAGATCCCTGCGAGCGCGACCGTGGTCAACCTTAGCGGCGCTGTGCCGAGGATCAGCGACGGTGATACCGAAGCGCAGACAGTCAGTGTGCTGCAGAGCATCGAGGCAACGCTCAAGAGCCTGAATCTAGCGATGAAGGATGTGATCAAGATGCAGGTATTTCTGGTCGGCGACTCGGCCAAGGCCGGCAAGATGGATTTCGAGGGATTCATGAAGGGCTATACACAGTTCTTCGGCACCGAAGACCAGCCCAATCTTCCGACCCGGTCTGTTTTTCAGGTTGCAGGCTTGGCCAATCCCGATTGGCTTGTCGAGATCGAAGTCACCGCCGTTCGGCCTTGA